The following are from one region of the Coccinella septempunctata chromosome 7, icCocSept1.1, whole genome shotgun sequence genome:
- the LOC123317162 gene encoding serine/arginine-rich splicing factor 2, translated as MSYGRPPPRIDGMVSLKVDNLTYRTTPEDLRRVFERCGEVGDIYIPRDRFTRESRGFAFVRFYDKRDAEDALDAMDGRMLDGRELRVQMARYGRPTSPHRRFRGRRRSRGRRSRSRSRGRRSASRSRSRSDSKSSRGRSRSRSRDNDRKPAASRSRSRSRS; from the exons ATGAGTTACGGAAGGCCGCCGCCACGTATCGATGGCATGGTTTCCCTCAAGGTGGACAATTTAACATATCGTACAACTCCTGAAGATTTACGAAGAGTTTTCGAAAGGTGTGGTGAAGTGGGCGATATATACATCCCAAGGGATAGATTTACCAGAGAAAGTAGAGGATTCGCTTTCGTAAG GTTCTACGATAAAAGGGACGCCGAAGATGCGTTAGACGCCATGGATGGAAGGATGTTGGATGGTAGGGAACTCAGAGTACAAATGGCTAGATATGGAAGGCCTACTTCCCCGCATCGTAGATTTAGAGGACGAAGGAG GTCTCGTGGAAGGAGAAGTCGTTCTAGGTCCAGAGGACGTCGGTCTGCTAGTAGGAGTCGCTCCAGGTCAGACAGCAAGAGTTCAAGAGGAAGATCCCGATCGAGGTCTAGAGACAATGATAGGAAGCCAGCAGCTAGTAGATCAAGGTCACGTTCCAGGTCTTAG